Sequence from the Leishmania braziliensis MHOM/BR/75/M2904 complete genome, chromosome 11 genome:
ccgcACATGCCGAGAGCGATTCTGTTGTTTTGTGCATCATCAACTTCCTTTAGCTCGATTGTTTGAGAGGGTTTTCAGCTTTTTTCAGAGCAACTCATACcccctttcttcctttcACTGACTTGCGCTCCCCGCTCgccccaccccttctcttttctctcctcctgcatcATTCTCTTCACACCTGTGAGTCCATCTGCACTGGAGCGGGGTGGGACGGAGGTAGagagggcgggggaggggacagcAAGCGACGCGCGCGACGGTGACGtaaggcggagagaagaagcgaggcGAAGAGAACGGAGGCGTACACCCAACAAGGCgcacaggagaagagagacacaacGGAGAGTAGGAAGAGGTGAAGGCTCgcgttttcttctttcctttctgcGGTTGCGTGAAGTTGTGCGAGAGTGGCCGAGGACGACTGCAGACACACCACGCATTGCCTTTCACTTAACCGAACACACGGCGAGACACGTAGACAAGAGAAAGAGTTAGGCAACTTCGCAtcagaagagaagggggcgggagggggagggacatTGTGTGGTGTGGAATGCAGGACTTTATGAGGTGTTGTCTTCCTTTCCACGTCGCCTGCCCTCTGTTTTTATCTTTTCCCCACTCCGGGTGTTGAAGGCCGAGTCTCAGTGGCCTCTGGTAGCGccatctcctcttcccccttttttttttctcatgagattcttttcttttctcgtAAACACACCCGTCCATTTTTCGGCTTATTTCACCTTTCTCACGCTTCTAcgccgctccgccaccttcCCATCTCCTCTTACTTGTCTGTCTCTGCCTTTCACTTTCTAGCAGgtacccccctcctcctcctcctcctcctgtcgGTGCGTAGGGTTGCCCTGCCAGGAGGTTTATCCCTAACTTATTTGGGGGCTCgacttccctccccccgccttttcactctcttcttgtttCACCGCCGTGTCTGTTCATGGCTGTGTGCTGCGGGCGCGGTGGATTATTTTTGTAGCCCTCTCGGCGCGCGACTCCTCGGCCGCTTTTTTCCcgtgtttcttctctctctctctctctctcgccccccATTTGTTCTCTTTCGTCTTGCCATCAACGTCGTTGACCGCACCATTAgtggtgtgtatgtgtgcgcggCTCCGCTAGAAGATCACGCCCACTCAACACACTACATCGTCTACCAGATCCGGACGCTCCCGGGCAAGTCGCGGACGTTTTATTTAGGTTTGCACAGCCTTCTCGCGTTTTAGCTTCAACATTTTATCGTTGCCACTGGTGTTTGTCTCTACAGCGTGCAGTCGCGTTTTAGCAGAGCACAGCTGAAGCCTTAGCTCTCTGTATCTCTGcgagcttttttttttttacgcTATTCAGCTCCACGCTCCCCCTTGCTCCCCTGCGTACACACGTCAAGTCTTGCCAGCGAAGACACACAGAAGCGCTTCACATACACAAACGCCTCAGCTCAGAGATACAGATTTCTTTTCTTATCGTGGCGCCATGGCGCCAAAACGCTGCCCAAACCGCCTCTTGGTGCTGTGCGCCTCCATCAATGATGTCACCGCATGGCCGTTTTGGAAGTTCCTGCAGATGAAAAAGATTCGCGGCGTGACGgacatggcgctgctggccttcaacagcgacggtggcagtTTTGAGGCTCGCATCGATGGAGACAAGTACCAGCTCAAGAACTACGCCAAGGTTCGCGGTTATCAGCATGACATGTTTGAGAACTTCGTGCATCGCTGGCACGATCCAGGTCGAAGTTACTTTGTGTATGGCGGGCACGGTATGGGCGACTACGTGGAGCTAGAACAGAACCGCGTCTCGCTGCAAGTGCACGAGCTCGCCGCCGTCTTCGGGACGCGTAGCTTCGAGGCGGTGCTTTTTGACGCCTGCTTCATGGCGAACCTTGACTGCGCCTATCACCTGCGCCATAACACACGCTATATTGGTGCCTGCGAGGGGTACATGTGGGAGCCTGATACAGCCCTCGACTACCACGTCTTCAACACCCACAACGCAAGCGCTATGAGCCGCTTCAAAGACCCGCTGCACATTCTTCGCGTTATTCAGGCTGACTACTGCAGTAAGGCGGCACGTGGTGACTTCACCATCATGGACACCACCCACATcgcggagctgcggcagtACGTGCAGGCGCATGTCATACAGCGTGTTTATGATCGGGCCACCTTCTACAGCCTGCCACAGCAggagcgactgcagcagATGGCCGAGGCGTCGATGCAGGCGTCCATTTCCGAGTTTGGTCACCCCGGCGGTGACAGCAACGTGATGAATGGCGttggcggcgtcgtcgcccGTCTGCGCAGCGCCCCATCGTTACCCGAGGTGCTCGCGCTTTCCGCCGCTGGTAggccgacgcagcggcagcgaatGCGGCAGGCGATCCAGTTTGAGCACGCGCTTTACCCGTCGGAAGTAGAGGACAAGCAGCTGCTTGACTTAAAGTCGTATCTCACTGATATGCTccaggaggagcagcaacgAAGGACATGGGAGGCAGCTGCGTTGgggccgcagcgccgcgtcgcgGCGGGTCGCCGTCGCGTGCGAAGCGATGCTCTGCAGCAGGGGGGCGTCTTTGGAAGCGCCgcccccacctccgcctcgtcctccttcGCCGTGTGGagggcaccgccgtcgcggGCGCTGTTTGTTGATCGGCACGGGCGGCTGCCCGCTGGTGCCTCTACGGGGCGTGCGCCGCTCACCACCGGCGGCCCAGTCGCCGCGAATGGCGCACAAGAGgaggcgacggtgccgcccccgcccccctctgGCCCCTATAAGGGCAGTGCGCAGGAGGGACTGGACCTTTTCCACCAGGTCGTCGTGAGCCATGTCCCACCCAAGGCCGCTTCCATCTATGCGGCCCACCTCGGGGGGCTATCCTTCACAGTACATGAGTACAGTGCAATGTCGCGGCCGGTAGAGCCGTGGTTGGTGGACTCCAAGAAGTTGCTGAAACGTCGAGCGAAGGTGTTCCTGAAGAACGGTGAGCTCTCGGAGGTGGTGATGGAGTCCCCGAAGGCGTTGGCGCCCGTCACGAGCGCTACCCTCTTGGCCGCTGTGGACAAGGTGGCGACAactgcggcggtgctggcggccgATTCTGCGGGAAAACCTCAACATGCGACCTCCGTAACCGCGTTACCACCTTCCAGCAGAGCGCGAATGCTCTCCACGGATCAGCGTCTGAGTTCCACAAGCAGTAGTAGTCTCACGGATGGCAATCGTTCCTTGTGCCTCACTTCTTCAGCACCGCTCCCCACCTCCCTGACCGATGCATATAATCGAAacacgacggcagcagtgcatgATTCGCCCGAGCGAGCTGCCTCATATACACCATTACCCATCTCCAAACAGCGTACAAGCGCttgctgagagagagagtgtgtgtgtgtgtgattgtGAGGGGAGTCACTGGAGAGTGTACGCCCTGATgacgggagggggagggcacgGCAGTACGTGATATCCCAGTGCCCCAGTGCCCTCGCTCTGTGCGCTGGGatgccaagcagccccccctgtccctgccaatgccggaccactgctgtcggcggtcaggttGTGGGCGACGCGCCGTCGGTGCGACCCGCGACCGTAAGCCCGCTTGTGCCATCCATGTGCTGGGCGGAGtgtcagcgtggctcgaaGGCGTCTCACcctgccctcgctgcctagcGGTGTGGGGAGGCTGAGCCCCCGCGAGGCGTATGCGCGCGGTGGTGACTCGTCCAAtgggagctgctgcgaggCAGAGGCCGTGCCCTGATGACGGAgccggcgcgttgctgtagcgcgtgtctacggctgcctTGCACCACGCGGTGGGGCCCCTGGGGCGCGGGGGCAGCCCGGGGAGGAGAGTGGCGTCTAACTCCATGCTGCACGGTAGAGCAGTGCCATGTTGAAAGATGCACAAAAAGTACGCGTGTTTGTGATTAGGCGACTGCGACCCCCacttccctccctcgccccGCCTCCTTCATCTGGCGCcgcttgtgcgcgtgtgggtggcggtggtgggggcaTTGTTGTGTGGCCCTCTTCTCAGCTTTGTGTGGTCGCGTCTACCGCAttgcccttttcttttttcgcttctctcgttGGCTGTAGTTGTGTCGTGCGGTCTTCTTTTTTGTTCGGCTTGGTGGACCCCACGCAATAGACCCTTTCAGCCTTCCTTTCACCTCTCTTATTGTTTTCACTGTACGACACGATCATCGTCTTGATAGGGCGCGCGCGTCGTGGGCGCTGCTGAACTTGTATCATTAGCCTCGTCCCCTCCTTCACTCTCCCTGTTATCTGTTTACCCATTTGAGTCAactcgtttctctttcaccctcttctcatggcggtctctctttcttttcttgttcTCCTTTGAAAAGCCCTTGATGCTCTTCGGCATACTCGTGGGTGGGTGGTAgcatgcacacccacacctaAGGGTCGCTCTATATGTTGCTTGAagttctccccccccctcctcctcctcgcctcctgcTCTCACCCCATCATCGAACAAGGCGTGTGCCTGCATGGCGGCTGAGTCTTTGCAGTATTTTTCCCTCTCGCTAATCTCGTAGCCACTCACTTCCGACGGTTGCGTACGCATACACTAACTCCCGTACAGAGACGTGCATGTACACAATTTTAGAGTGCTCAGTGAGGGAGAGTAGCAGAGACACTGACGGTGTGCAACGGCGCCTCGTCGTCGGTATTGAGGGGCGATTGCtctggcggtgctgtcgctTTCCATCACGAGGGAACGAGGTGCGAGGAGAATGGTGAGACGCAACAGGAAGAGAATAAAAGCCTAGCAAAAGGCGATCCCATGAGAGGGACTTAGAGGACAAAgcgccaacacacacacacacacacacacacaggcagaaaCACGCTCAGCTACACAGGCAAAGAGTCCCTTCAGtaccggggggggggggacacaTGCGGTAGGGGATGGCGCGCCGGTTGCGCATCCatggcgcgcgtgtgtgtgtgtttgtgtatgGCGGGGCATGTGCACCTTAGAGCGTCATTCAAACCAAAGGAAAAGCAAACAAGACCAAACACAAATCAATGGGGACGAAGGTCACGCTACGCGGGTGCGTTCGCGCaagcaccccctccccccctacacacacactcacgcgTGGAGTGAATGCTCACTCACAAGGCACAGGCGTGGCATGcgcgctttttttttacaTCGCGTGCCCCGTCGCCCTTCTTGTGTcgccgtttttttttcctgtgcACTCTTTGCTGTGTGTTCTGCCCCCCCGACTATCACTgatcttctctcctttctgatctccctctctcccactctctcttACCCTGGTGGCGAAACGTGCAATGCGTGTGGGGGTTGGACGCTCTTTACATGCGTGATGCGCTCACCGACCATGGCGTTTGCAACAGTCAGCCACGATCGAGTGCGTgccgccaccatcaccctccgccgccgcacactCAGACGATAAaagaaggcaaaaaaaaaaaacttcCCAGCTTCAGCAGAGacgggaggaagagaagagataCACTGACCATCATTGCTGAGAAGACAGAGCAAGTCGAAGGACACTGCTCGCCGTATCATCAGACCCTCAGTCTTTCTCGTTCACCAAAGCACACCCATACACTCCCGCCGAACGCCCATCGGAGGCGGCTGCCACCGTCCCCATCGTTCTTTACCAGTGCACGAGTGAAAGAGGAGCTTTACTGCTCTTTCCATCaaccgccgcctcccccctcctttcgtTAGTCCTGGAAGCTGCGCAGCCCACTCTTTTTGAGTTCTACCGGTAAAACACTCAGTTTCACGCATATGTGCACGCGGCGTCATCGTTGTTGCCTTCACTAGCATCCCCCTCATCCCTcccttccaccaccgccaccgctcctcctctgacATGaccagcgcagcaccgccagatACTGTTGTCGCGGCTATGCGACTGGAACCGCTCCGCTTTGCGGGTTACGAGCAGCtggacagcggcgacggcggcttTGTGCACCTCATCACCCCGCAGGGTGGACGTGTGCGCCTGTACCCGTCGCGGCCCTCCTCCCTAGTCGCTTTATCACCCCTGCTACCACAACCGCCGGCGTCGCGCCATCTTGCTTATCCACCCTCACCCCTTCTACCGCAGCCCCTTGGTTGTAAGCTGACACAGAAGGTTGCAACACCCACAGCAGCCCTGGCAGATGCCCGGCAGGTCCTGAAGGATGCCGCTATGCCGCACGCGtcgactgctgctgtggtgccgtTGGCACCCCCGGAGGGGTTCGAAGTGGAATTCTCCTTTTTATCCTCCGAAGAGTCCTCGGCGGAACTGTCACGAGCAACGTCGAGAGGAGCGTCCCCGCCGCCCCAGCCGGCAgaggctgctgccaccgagACAGAGTGTGTGGACCACGCGCCAACGGACACGGCTGAcactggaggcggcgagccTACTGTGTTGGACGACACCACAGGCGAGCTAGAGGGCAGGGCATTGGAGGAGAACTTCATACCACACACGTTTGTTCACGGCACGGAGCTGACGGCGTCCGCAACGTCGCTGGCAGAGCTTGACGATGAGCTGACAAAGTGCGCTTTGATTCTATTCGACGGCAGGATTCCTcagtcaccgccgctgctggggcAAGCGGAAGCGCCTCCGCGGTGGTCGGAAGCAGTCAACTACCACCGTGCAGTCTTGCTGGGCTACGACGATGCCGGCTTCGCGTACATCGACGCGCAGGCGTTTGCGCAGCGGGTGTCGCCACCCCAGGGGTGGCGTCTGTTCCCCctcccgctgctggtgtgtgtggcagcGAGATTGAGTCACTTTTACCGCGATGCTGAGCTGGCAGACAGAGCAGGTGAGCAAAGCACCGACCCCGGTATCTCTGGCTCCGCGCTGCGTTACCCGGTGCTGCCGAGGCCCGCAAGGACTACTACTGCTGGGGGCAGCGGAGAATTTGAGAGCGGATGGCTGGGCCGCAATAGCAGCACTCGTGCAACCGTATTCCCGCCTCCTTACCCGGCCCCGGCATCTGGCGAGCCACCTGTGTCGATGTCATCGGGCACAACGCCGCCTGCCTCGTCCCTGACATCACTCACGTACCTGAGTCCGCCCCTGCGCTGGCGTCTGCCGACGTGCGGCCACGCCCCGATGCTGGACCTGCAGGAGCTGTTCCAGGTGCAGCCGAGCCGTGTGTATCAGCTGGCGCAGCCGCCGGGGGAGGCGGTGTTCCTCGGCGTTGCGCTTGGAGTGCCATGGATTCGGCCGGTTGTATTGGCTACCGCGACACCCTCCAGTgtatcgtcgtcgtcgccagtGGCGGAGCGTCGCGGCGCCATGCCACACGAAACTGCCCCCTTGACTTCATCGCCAGGATCGCAGCCACCGGCCGGGTATCGCTGGAAGGATATGTTTGCCTGGGCGGTACCGCTCGTTGGGTGCCACGACGCGAGCGAGATTCGAGCCCGTCACGGCCTCATAGACCCGACACCAGCTGCGACGGATGTGCTCCCCGTAGCTGCGGTTGCCGATACCCAAGGATCTGCAACACCCTCTGTGCCGCCATCAGCAGTTGTTGGTGCAGTGCTCGAGGGGTCGGAGCAGGCACCATCACCGCAGACCAATGAAGCCGACGATGAGAGCAGCAGGACTTCCGCCCCCctgtcgcctccgcctcagTCGCCGTCGCCCAAGCCTctcactgccgctgcgccgttcTTTGTGAAAGAAGGCACCACTGTCTTCGTGCCTGGCCGCTTCGGTGTGATGCTCGAGTGCAACACCAAGCCGGCGCTGATGGTGGCTCATTTTGGCGTCGCGCACGGCGATCGGCTTGTACCGCGCGCTCTGTCGACCCatcccgcagcggcgcagctttCCGGTACACCAAAGCCAGGCGAGGCGCCGActccaccactgccgtcTGGATCCTTAACCGTCATGGGGCTGCACGGTAGAAACgtgctcgtgctgctggcAGATGGCGAAGGGCAGACTGCAGAGCTGATCCACATTACGCGCGGTGCCGCAGAGGTGGCAGAGGCGTTTCGCAAAGTGGCAGGAGCGCCACTAtcgccgcctgcgctgccgctggaaCCGCTCAGCGTGCCTGCATTCTCATTGGAGTCGACAATTATCACCgattcagcagctgctgttcACTTGGTGGTCGAGGACGAGGACTCGCAGGAACGGCCGCAGAGGCTGGAGAAAGAGCGATGGGATGGCGAGGCGGCACCCATGCCCCGCGCAGCGACTTGGATTTCTACTGAGGAAACTGACGTCGTCATCGTCCCTTCATCAATACCTTCTGCTGAGGTGCCGTTGAGCATGTATGAGGCAGCAGGGACGCAGGGTTCGGAGGAAGTGAGGGAAGAAGTCGGCACCGCTACACCGGTGGTCGATGGGGCCTGGAATGGAGTGCCACCACCGATCAAAGCGGTAATGCCAGCTAGCCGTAGCGAAGCCGGTGAGGGTGGTGCGCACAGCTCCTCGGATCGCATTATGGACATTTGGCAAGCAGCCCCAACATCAGCCGCTTCTGCCCGGCATGCATGCCAATGGTCGTCAGCGACGTCGTCCTCAGTGTCTGCGACATCCCCCGAGTCACAGGCTTTGCCGCAaagccagcaccagcggcagcagcgaagtcTGTCGAAACAGATCGCGGAGGCAAAAGGAAACAATTCAGGTCCTTCCACAGCTAGAGTCGACCCATCAAGCACTCTCACGGAGGAAGTTGCGGTGCAGGCGACTGAGGTGTGTCCGACTTCTGCAGAACAGCTGGTTGACCCTGCAGAGGAGCTGACAGTCGTGTCTGTCGTGACGCCAACCACAAGTggtgcggcgccgctgatgACTGTATCAGCGGCCAACTATACCACAACTTCCCCAAGCGGCGAAGTTGTGGTCGAAGCGAAGGCTGTTAGCTTTGTTGTCAAAGCtgcgagcaccagcacgccCAGCGAGAAGGATGTGCTTCTACACAACCTTGAAGTGGTCCCTGCCGATGCTCGGCTGCACGAGAACTTGGATCTGCAGCTGCTTGAGAAGGAGCACAGCGTGCGAGATGATGAAATGGGGCTTCACCTGAAGCACGACGCCAGCTTATTGGCTCAGGCTCTCTCCTCTAACCCCACGCCGAGCGTACGCTTGACTCCGTCGTCATCGATGACGCAACCATCGAAGTGGCATCCCACAGATGACGTGCTGGAGAAGTCGCTtgcagcggaggagcacTTCAATAGCGATGGGGCCGACGTGTACCGCCTTCATGCAGCACAGACGAGCGATCACGAGGAGCGGAATCAGCACTCGAGTGGCGCACATGCCGGAGATGATAGCGCGTCCGATGCTGCTTTTCATttgccatcgctgctggcgccgcctCAACAGCAGCGATGGGTCAGCGAAGCGCGTTCCTCTCTCCATAGTGCCATTTCAGCTAAtgaagaggtggcggcgacgacagcgacaaCACAATCGCTCGAGTTGTCATCGACGGTGATGCCGCGCTCTCATTACGCTGAAGAGGCTGTCGTGGGCGGTGCGGCACGACAAACGCCGCCTTCACCATTACTGGCACACCCAGCGATGACCTTCGCATCCTCctgctcgccgccgccagcgggCACTGCTGCCTGCCAGGCCGCATCTCGAGCTGGGGCTGAGCAGCTGACTTCTTACCCTGCCTTAGCCACACCACCGTGTTCGGCTGCCTTCGGGATGCAGCACTACTCCACAGCAAAGTCGTCTGAAGCGGCGACCGCCGCCATCCCGACACCGTTTATCAACTTCCTCAAAGCGTACGGGATCTACGTGCTCAGCACACACGGAGCACTGAGCGGAGGCGAGAGCAGGCAGCTGCCCAACGAAGCTTCGCCGCACATGGGCGAGCACGCGGCGCAGACAGGGGAGCCTTCGTGGGGCAGAGTGGAGCTGTCTTCAATACTCAGCTTCTACCGTGCGCAGCCACTGGCGCGCATCATGGAGGCGACAGCAAttcagcggcgctgccgtgctgCGTGGAAGGCGGCCATCACATCCAGACCTACCTCTGCAGCACCACAAGCCGTGAATGACCTGCAGGTGTGCAAGCTGAAGGCATCTGCGTCGACGACAGTCTTTGAAGAGCTGTGCGTCAATGAGCTCGTGTCACTGCTATCTATAGTGCATCATCCATTGccggagcgagagaggactGTACCGGGGtgactgcgtgtgtgtgggggtagaggggggggggcaggatGCCCTTCCCATCTCCTTACACAGGCAATCAAGGTGCGTCTCTGTGCCGCCGTCGTTCTCATGTTGTTTGTTACCCATTTCGTCGCCCCTCGTGTCTCACACATGTGTATAGCGTGTCTCGTCTCCGCAGCCAGAGGTTACACACCCCCttcacacacgcgcacacacagaatTGCACAGCACAGTCCAAAGCGAGAGCAAAAAGGAACGTGTAACCCCAATACACAGCGGAGCGCATGGGGGCTGttgtgcgcgcgctgcgtCGTTACCGATGGCTCCACTGATCTCCATCATAGACTGGGAAAAGGTAGCAacgggagagggagggaataGGGCAGGATAAAATGAccgctggtgtgtgtgtgtggggggggggggaggtcaCGCAGAAGGGTGTGTGGCGGGCCTGGCGATAGATGCCCTTCCCACGACCTCCCCTCATCTTTATGTGCAGGCGATTTTTCGTTTGCCCTACTCGGCGCGACTGTTCTACAGAGCCGCCAGTCTTGTCGTTGCCGTCTCCACTtacccttccccccttctctctctggcgCTACACTGCCACCACAAACGCGGCCGTGTTGATGAGGAATCCAAGTGAGCGTACGAGCAGTACACCGCTGCATTTTACTTCTCTTATTTTCCTCGACCTTTTCTCCGGTCTTACAGCCTACACACAGGACACGTGACCGCCGTCTCCAGCaactttccttttccctactaccaccaccaccaccaccactcagAGTCACCAGCACCTGTCTTGGCTAGTGAAACAGTTCATCGGGGCAGGATGACCATGTCCAGTGACGACGCCGTGGATGTGGCGCGCCCATTGCCTCCGCACGGGCCAGCCAACATGATGTCGACCTACATGACACGGTATGACTACGACTACAATGGCCATCCGGGCCTGAcaggcagcgacgacggcaacggGAGGAACTTCGAGCCGGGCATAAGCGGTGACGTGCGCAACCGCCCAATCTTTGCCTACGGCGTCGACACAGGCGATCGCGACGACCACACCATCTACCAGGTCGACTACACCGCCAAAGACCGCTCCGTGAAGAATATGGCCGGGCTTGCCGCCAGGCTGACAAGCGCGTCTGtccctgcagctgcggcagcgattAGCGACGTGGACAAGGGCACGGCGTACCAACGCCACTGGTACCGCCCCGGAATCTCCGCTCACATAGCCTTGGCGGATGGCAGCCACCCACACACGGTGTACCAGGACGACTACCAGGCCCCCCGGCACGTCGCCGGTGGCGCCGTGAGTGAACCGGTGCGCTacgcaggcgccgctgctgcggcctaTAATGCAGATTTGCTGAAGCCGCACGGCGTGGTGGAGGATGATGGCGCTGACCTCGCGCCGAAGATCACGTCAAGGGAGTCTCTTCTGCCACGGAGGCGTAAGTGCCCCAACACGACGTGGTCACCGGTCTTCGAGAACACCACTGACCATCGCCGTACGTGGAATGATTGCGCTCCTGGAGACGGTGTGACAGGCACATACATGTGCACCTCATGGGAGTACGGCGACACGAGCCAGGCTCACCcctcgcagctgccgctgagtCTCGCGCGCAGCCTTGCAGCTCATGGCCTGGACGTCACCACGAACCTGGACAaggcggcgttgctgcgccAGCTTGCCGGGGCGCACTACACCCCGAGGACGGTGCGCAGCTCACTAGGCGGTGTTCCGCTGGACACAAGCGACCGCACGAACCCGCAGTTCCTGTCCACCATGGAGCAGAAGCGGTGTGCGGTGAGCCGGCGCCTTGAGAAGGAACATTACGTCACCATGTCCATCTACAAGAGCGACTTCATCGATCAAGGACTACTGCCAGAGCTGCCCGGCAACCCAGGAGGTCCGGCGAACGTTCGCGACACCCACCCCAGCCCCTTGGCCACTGCAGGGGAGATGATGGCTGGCCAGCTGACGAGCACAACGCGCGAGTTGGGATTGCTGCGCAACGCGCACGGTACCCTCAAGCCCGGCGAGGCACACCCCGCGTCGCGGATGCGCACAGGTGTGTTGTCAGTGGTGCGCAAAATGGAGAAGGCGGTCTCGATCGACAAGGCTGATCCGCACCGCCACAAACTCCGTGCGTAGCTGCAGTCTTTTTAACCTTCCACGGCTGCCCTCTCTACTTTGAGGCAGTTGCCGTTGGCATCAATCTTTGCCTTGGCACGATGCTCACATGGATGCgcggatgtgcgtgtgcgtgtgtgtgtgtgtgtgggtgggtggggaatGTGTTTGCCGTTGTTGCTGATGTTCATGTAGAGTCCTTTGCCGTCATGTTTGGGGCACttgtgcgtgggcgtgtcTGTAACGTCCCTGACGTTTGAAAatgcccttccccctcctctgcttGCTTTGCTCGTACACATTCAtcgcttctcccccccccctcccctcccctcccccctctctctcttcctctgcgacttttcagttttttttttttcgttttttggctctctgtcttcctctctcagCTGTTTCCATGTACACTACATGAGAGGGAAGGCGCACATGCGGCGCCGGCTCgcacggaggaggaagggggaaatgCACACCTGCAGGAGAAGGGCTCACACAGGCAAGATTGCCTGGATATCGAGTGGGGCCCTCATCCGCAATCCTGCGGCAGAGTCCGTCTTCTTTTcgcgcctcccccctacttctcttgtgtgtgtgtgtgtgtcttctttACTGCACCTCACCGACTGTTGTTTTCTTGTTTGCGGCTCGATTCGCGTCTGCTCGTTTTTCGCTTGTATGCGCGTCTCTATGTGCGTGCAGGCTCAAAGCCTCTAttgcctccctttcccttcgtGTATGGCACACACCCCACGGCgatctctccctcctcctccctcctccctcctcctccttcccccctcccacgtCCCGGCCTCcgcttcttttttgttttggcAGCAACCATCAGTATGTttagcgaggaggagaggcaccACTTccatgcccccctccctctctcttggtgTTTATGTCGTGAGGACACGAGGCACATGGGGCGGGGTGGGATGGCGGTGAACGGTGGGTGACATgttcgtgcgtgtgcgtgacacagagcgagagaatcaggagaagggggagggagtcacacacacacacacacacgcacacagagagacaggcaTACGTGCGACTGTCATGCCTTTTGTTACTGGCCGCTGCTGATCTCCGCCAACAGCgtcgccttttctttttcaaGCTCGTTTCCACCGTGAAGGGAAA
This genomic interval carries:
- a CDS encoding PUF nine target 1 — its product is MAPKRCPNRLLVLCASINDVTAWPFWKFLQMKKIRGVTDMALLAFNSDGGSFEARIDGDKYQLKNYAKVRGYQHDMFENFVHRWHDPGRSYFVYGGHGMGDYVELEQNRVSLQVHELAAVFGTRSFEAVLFDACFMANLDCAYHLRHNTRYIGACEGYMWEPDTALDYHVFNTHNASAMSRFKDPLHILRVIQADYCSKAARGDFTIMDTTHIAELRQYVQAHVIQRVYDRATFYSLPQQERLQQMAEASMQASISEFGHPGGDSNVMNGVGGVVARLRSAPSLPEVLALSAAGRPTQRQRMRQAIQFEHALYPSEVEDKQLLDLKSYLTDMLQEEQQRRTWEAAALGPQRRVAAGRRRVRSDALQQGGVFGSAAPTSASSSFAVWRAPPSRALFVDRHGRLPAGASTGRAPLTTGGPVAANGAQEEATVPPPPPSGPYKGSAQEGLDLFHQVVVSHVPPKAASIYAAHLGGLSFTVHEYSAMSRPVEPWLVDSKKLLKRRAKVFLKNGELSEVVMESPKALAPVTSATLLAAVDKVATTAAVLAADSAGKPQHATSVTALPPSSRARMLSTDQRLSSTSSSSLTDGNRSLCLTSSAPLPTSLTDAYNRNTTAAVHDSPERAASYTPLPISKQRTSAC